From the Salmo trutta chromosome 2, fSalTru1.1, whole genome shotgun sequence genome, one window contains:
- the mfsd13a gene encoding transmembrane protein 180, whose product MRMGRRGCRLAVSTAVLYGSLALFVSILHNVFLLYYVETFVSVYKIDKLSFWVGEAVFLIWNSLNDPLFGWLSDRSFLSSSQSGTQISSPEVVLKRLAALSRNGPLFAISFLAFWVSWARPGIQFLVCLCLYDGFLTVVDLNHNALLADLAVSANDRTRLNFHCSLFSALGSLSVFLSYSVWDKGDFHSFRLFCVTLAAVSALGFAAVSRLLTSRFEKEARLRQDEALALKELSIVQNPLTQQEKPVTLGEYLRQLSKHRNFMWFASMNLVQVFHCHFNSNFFPLFLEHLLSDSISASTGSILLGISYIAPHLNNLYFLTLCQRYGVYTVIRWLFLVKLALSVAMLLAGADQVYLLCIFIASNRVFTEGTCKLLNLVITDLVDEDFVVNRRQQAASALLFGMVALVTKPGQTFAPLIGTWLLCVYTGYDIFERNSVQDSAAAPPVSGHASSTVPLRQGCFYLLVFVPISCALLQLMAWSRFTLHGRRLQGVKAQRQGAQHSHLMDIKAI is encoded by the exons ATGAGAATGGGTAGGAGGGGCTGCAGGCTAGCTGTCTCCACTGCGGTCCTCTACGGCTCCCTGGCCCTTTTTGTCTCCATCCTGCACAACGTCTTCCTGCTGTACTACGTGGAGACCTTTGTCTCTGTTTACAAGATCGACAAGCTCTCCTTCTGGGTGGGAGAG GCAGTGTTTCTGATATGGAACAGCTTGAACGACCCTCTCTTCGGCTGGCTGAGTGACCGCTCCTTCCTCAGCTCCTCACA GTCTGGCACCCAGATCTCCAgcccagaggtggtactaaaGCGGTTGGCGGCCCTCTCCCGGAATGGCCCCCTGTTCGCCATCTCGTTCCTGGCCTTTTGGGTGTCATGGGCACGGCCGGGCATCCAGTTCCTAGTGTGCCTGTGCCTGTACGACGGTTTCCTCACCGTGGTGGACCTCAACCACAACGCCCTGCTGGCCGACCTGGCCGTGTCGGCCAACGACCGCACGCGCCTCAACTTCCACTGCTCGCTGTTCAGCGCCCTGGGCTCGCTCTCCGTCTTCCTGTCCTACAGCGTCTGGGACAAGGGCGACTTCCACTCGTTCCGGCTCTTCTGCGTGACGCTGGCGGCCGTCTCGGCACTGGGCTTCGCCGCCGTGTCGCGCCTGCTGACGAGCCGATTTGAGAAGGAGGCGCGTCTGAGGCAGGACGAGGCGCTGGCACTCAAAGA gtTGAGCATTGTCCAGAACCCTCTGACTCAGCAGGAGAAGCCAGTCACTCTAGGAGAGTATCTAAGGCAGCTCTCCAAGCACAGAAACTTTATGTGGTTCGCCTCTATGAACCTGGTCCAGGTGTTTCACTGCCACTTCAACAGCAACTTCTTCCCTCTGTTCCTGGAGCACCTCCTCTCTGACAGCATCTCTGCCTCCACTGGCTCCATTCTGCTGG GGATCTCCTACATAGCGCCCCACCTGAACAACCTGTATTTCCTGACCCTGTGCCAGCGTTACGGGGTGTACACGGTCATCCGCTGGCTGTTCCTGGTCAAGCTAGCCCTCAGTGTGGCCATGCTGCTGGCCGGGGCCGACCAGGTCTACCTGCTGTGCATCTTCATTGccag taACCGAGTGTTTACGGAGGGCACCTGCAAGCTGTTGAACCTGGTTATCACGGACTTGGTGGACGAGGACTTTGTGGTGAACCGGCGCCAGCAGGCGGCGTCGGCGCTGCTCTTCGGCATGGTGGCCCTGGTGACCAAGCCTGGCCAGACCTTCGCCCCTCTCATCGGCACCTGGCTGCTGTGTGTCTACACAG GCTACGATATCTTTGAGAGAAACTCCGTACAGGACTCTGCGGCAGCACCCCCTGTCTCGGGCCATGCGAGCTCCACTGTTCCATTGCGTCAGGGCTGTTTCTACTTGCTGGTGTTTGTGCCCATCTCCTGCGCCCTGCTGCAGCTAATGGCCTGGTCCCGCTTCACCCTCCACGGCCGCAGACTGCAGGGCGTCAAGGCCCAGAGGCAGGGAGCCCAGCACAGCCACCTCATGGACATCAAGGCTATCTGA
- the LOC115159131 gene encoding pleckstrin homology domain-containing family M member 1 — protein sequence MLATQTPDTGPEAKDVKQWIKEKLAWSLKALQKRYVTTDVVVTSEDGDANLLCCTLEAIFIHGIKSKYVRSEAGGRGRKGGSRGPLPQPVFWSLLKTVTHGDVITELEKLSFVGTDTGRCRAWLRLALNHGLMECYLASLFREGSKLQAHYQPSALLLDPEEREVLLSYIQGLASLTFNLSYKSAVLNEWTTTPLALAGLCPAAQAEALDLPFLTKRKESWDTASQSSGGSDTVEVQRGGPGVLGKGIGGVSGFKTPLNSSNLSLDTTGSSQLSSSLSSDSLLQGHDPKSPDKETWPCDLEISNMENNGNAKRPLKDVLADFRESAHSSQDSMREDSYVSTPGADHLSENTAFSGSDSETQGHVTHLTGPSNPASLGSDQEEPSTKTHVPSNVYSHIEGPSSLSDCVESTSTTPHLPVTETPQEKKTECSVKSASEPSAHMNLHRTTSVLSRTVSTDSVAHSHSWISEDDIYKPHLEELADPDESLLGSGPACVNGFTSPPPEPETPQSPPSVVHRRQIGLSNPFRGLLKLGHLERRGTVGMWRDYYCELSPFEFRLYQNAEERTCCDNCSLLRCEDARVTSAEGRFDLAFPGKRLLMRAANRDEAEDWVDRIAEAVNKCRPLHLIDDQWEVLQLSDSSVTPDEPPKSSPSSTSSVPASPERGGTVVEQEQQLELDWTRPTDPESDAIKEAVLYFCQDSEARNWTPLVFSLSLETLKGFWMQGGQKVLRCSHPIEGIRDVVPDVSLGGPAFFRVVTARDTLKLRAKSSEEARAWRGLIRGALDSYLESGEDWEPESPGVAPGAGGNIHRLVQHRLKGDGVLLAHLCTVPTEKGLDLQGFKCAGCPKVIGVSRGKARLCEFSGQYYCVACHQGDTIVIPSRMVHNWDLAPREVSRHALKLLAQIEHEPLLNLDLLNPDLWQHAEAMAQAQSLRQRLRLLGDYLLTCRSGACKNIQTRLGPRTYLLESSHLYSVMDLRQIAEGMYVAYLNILIQFASNHVHHCDLCTQRGFICQMCHASDIIFPFQFDTTTRCKDCKAVFHATCKAKSPSCPRCLRLQRYLERDLQD from the exons ATGCTAGCCACACAGACCCCAGATACAGGGCCAGAGGCAAAAGACGTCAAGCAG TGGATTAAGGAGAAGTTGGCGTGGTCACTCAAGGCGTTGCAGAAGCGCTACGTGACAACCGATGTCGTGGTTACCAGCGAGGATGGTGACGCCAACCTGCTGTGCTGCACACTGGAGGCCATCTTTATCCACGGCATCAAGAGCAAATATGTTCGCTCCGAGGCCGGGGGACGCGGCAGGAAAGGGGGGTCCCGGGGACCACTCCCCCAACCTGTGTTCTGGAGCCTGCTCAAGACGGTCACTCACGG TGACGTGATCACAGAGCTGGAGAAGCTGAGCTTCGTGGGTACGGACACGGGTCGCTGCCGGGCCTGGCTGCGGCTGGCCCTCAACCACGGCCTGATGGAGTGCTACCTGGCCTCCCTGTTCCGCGAGGGCTCCAAACTGCAGGCCCACTACCAGCCCTCCGCCCTGCTTCTGGACCCTGAGGAGCGTGAGGTGCTGCTCAGTTACATCCAGGGCTTGGCCTCCCTCACCTTCAACCTCTCTTACAAATCGGCCGTGCTCAACGAGTGGACCACCACCCCTCTGGCTCTGGCTGGCCTCTGCCCTGCCGCCCAGGCTGAAGCGCTCGACCTCCCCTTTCTCACCAAGCGCAAGGAATCCTGGGATACGGCGTCACAGTCGTCCGGCGGGTCGGATACGGTTGAAGTGCAGCGAGGGGGGCCAGGGGTACTGGGGAAGGGGATTGGGGGGGTCTCAGGGTTTAAGACCCCACTGAATTCATCCAATTTGAGCCTGGACACCACAGGGTCGTCTCAGCTCTCCTCCAGTCTGAGCTCTGACAGTCTGCTTCAAGGTCACGACCCCAAGAGCCCAGACAAGgagacctggccatgtgaccTGGAAATCTCCAACATGGAGAACAATGGCAATGCCAAGAGGCCTCTCAAAGA TGTTCTGGCAGACTTCAGGGAGAGTGCCCATTCCAGTCAGGACTCCATGCGCGAGGATTCATACGTGTCCACCCCAGGCGCAGACCACCTCTCTGAGAACACTGCCTTCAGTGGCTCCGACAGCGAGACCCAGGGGCATGTCACACATCTCACTGGCCCCTCTAACCCTGCTTCACTGGGGTCAGACCAGGAGGAGCCTTCCACTAAGACCCACGTCCCCTCCAACGTGTACTCGCACATTGAAGGGCCCTCCAGTCTCAGTGACTGTGTGGAGAGCACATCGACAACTCCTCACCTGCCTGTCACTGAGACGCCACAGGAGAAAAAAACAGAATGTTCTGTTAAGAGCGCCTCGGAGCCTTCAGCCCACATGAACCTGCACCGCACTACCAGCGTGCTCAGTCGGACGGTGTCTACAGACTCAGTCGCA CATTCCCACTCCTGGATCTCTGAGGATGACATCTATAAGCCACACCTTGAGGAACTGGCTGACCCCGATGAGTCTTTGCTAGGGTCTGGCCCAGCTTGTGTGAACGGATTTACCTCTCCCCCTCCAGAGCCCGAGACCCCCCAGTCTCCCCCCAGCGTGGTTCACCGCAGGCAGATAG GCCTCTCCAACCCTTTCCGCGGACTGCTGAAGCTGGGCCACCTGGAGCGGCGGGGCACGGTGGGCATGTGGCGCGACTACTACTGCGAACTCTCGCCCTTCGAGTTCCGCCTCTACCAGAATGCAGAGGAGCGCACCTGCTGCGACAATTGCTCCCTGTTGCGTTGCGAGGACGCCCGCGTCACCTCGGCCGAGGGCCGCTTCGACCTTGCCTTCCCCGGGAAAAGGCTCCTCATGCGGGCGGCCAACCGCGATGAGGCCGAGGACTGGGTGGACCGCATTGCTGAAGCCGTCAACAAGTGCCGCCCGCTTCACCTCATCGATGACCAGTGGGAGGTGCTGCAGCTCTCTGACAGCAGTGTAACCCCGGATGAGCCCCCAAAATCTTCCCCTTCATCCACCTCCTCCGTACCCGCCAGTCCCGAGCGAGGGGGGACTGTGGTTGAGCAGGAGCAACagctggagctggactggacgcgtCCCACAGACCCAGAGTCAGACGCCATTAAGGAAGCGGTGCTGTACTTCTGCCAGGACTCCGAGGCTCGCAACTGGACTCCTCtcgtcttctccctctccttagaAACTCTCAAGGGCTTCTGGATGCAAGGCGGGCAGAAGGTGCTGCGCTGCTCCCACCCAATCGAGGGGATCCGAGACGTGGTCCCAGACGTTTCTCTGGGTGGACCAGCCTTCTTTAGGGTCGTAACGGCCAGGGATACGCTCAAGCTGAGGGCCAAGAGCTCTGAGGAGGCACGTGCCTGGAGGGGCCTCATCAGGGGAGCCCTGGACTCCTACCTGGAAAGTGGAGAAGACTGGGAGCCTGAGAGCCCCGGGGTGGCACCTGGGGCGGGAGGGAACATCCACAGACTGGTGCAGCATAGACTGAAGGGGGACGGGGTGCTGCTGGCCCATCTATGCACAGTGCCCACAGAGAAGGGACTGGACCTTCAGGGCTTCAAGTGTGCAG GTTGTCCAAAGGTGATCGGCGTCTCCCGAGGGAAAGCCAGACTGTGTGAGTTCTCAGGGCAGTACTACTGCGTCGCTTGTCACCAGGGCGACACCATCGTCATACCCTCCCGCATGGTGCACAACTGGGACCTCGCACCTCGGGAG GTCTCCAGGCATGCCCTTAAACTGCTGGCTCAGATTGAACATGAGCCCCTGCTCAACCTTGACCTTTTGAACCCTGACCTGTGGCAGCATGCTGAGGCCATGGCCCAGGCACAGAGCCTCAGACAGAGGCTGCGTCTCCTAGGAGACTACCTGCTCACCTGCCGCAGCGGAGCATGCAAGAACATCcagaccag ACTGGGTCCAAGGACATACTTATTAGAGTCAAGCCATCTTTACAGTGTCATGGACTTACGACAG atagCGGAGGGTATGTATGTGGCCTACCTGAACATTTTGATCCAGTTTGCCTCCAACCACGTCCACCACTGTGACCTTTGCACCCAGAGGGGCTTCATCTGCCAGATGTGTCACGCCAGTGACATCATCTTCCCCTTCCAGTTTGATACCACCACCAG GTGTAAAGACTGTAAGGCCGTGTTTCACGCAACCTGCAAGGCCAAGTCGCCTTCCTGTCCACGATGCCTGCGTCTTCAGAGGTACCTCGAGAGAGATCTGCAGGACTAA
- the LOC115159140 gene encoding histone acetyltransferase KAT7 isoform X2, whose translation MPRRRQSVHLGSGSDGTEDSDSSAEREQTNSSESDGNMPKRTRLTRASLRLSQSSQDTPDVKRVGDHDESPPLTPTGNAPSSESELDISSPNASHDESVAKDPALRDSDKDLSHRPKRRRCHETYNFNMKCPTPGCNSLGHLTGKHERHFAVSGCPLYHNLSADECKVKATTREKHEEESKVQEESNRHATRHQAPTSKQTRYKEQVTEMRKGRNSGLPKEQKEKYMEHRQSHGNTREPLLENITSEYDLELFRKAQARASEDLEKLRIQGQITEGSNMIKTILFGRYELDTWYHSPYPEEYARLGRLYVCEFCLKYMKSQTILRRHMAKCVWKHPPGDEVYRKGAISVFEVDGKKNKIYCQNLCLLAKLFLDHKTLYYDVEPFLFYVMTEADNTGCHLVGYFSKEKNSFLNYNVSCILTMPQYMRQGFGKMLIDFSYLLSKVEEKVGSPERPLSDLGLISYRSYWKEVLLRYMYNFQGKEISIKEISQETAVNPVDIVSTLQSLQMLKYWKGKHLVLKRQDLIDEWKAKETKRGSNNKTIDPSSLKWTPPKGT comes from the exons ATGCCCCGTAGACGACAG AGTGTGCATTTGGGGAGCGGCTCTGATGGGACTGAAGATTCAGACTCTTctgcagagagagaacagacgaACAGCTCAGAGAGTGATGGAAACATGCCCAAGAGAACACGCCTCACAAGAGCATCTCTACGCCTCAGCCAAAGCTCACAAG ACACACCAGATGTGAAGCGAGTCGGCGACCATGACGAGTCTCCGCCGTTGACGCCCACAGGCAACGCCCCATCATCTGAGTCTGAGCTGGACATCTCCAGCCCCAACGCCTCCCACGACGAGAGTGTGGCCAAAGACCCCGCCCTCAGAGACTCAGACAAGGACCTCTCCCACCGGCCCAAACGCCGCCGCTGCCATGAGACCTACAATTTTAACATGAAGTGTCCCACACCGGGATGCAACTCACTGG GACATCTAACAGGGAAACATGAACGCCATTTTGCGGTTTCAGGATGCCCTCTTTACCATAACCTCTCAGCTGACGAATGCAAG GTGAAAGCAACCACTCGTGAGAAACACGAAGAAGAATCAAAGGTGCAGGAGGAAAGCAACAGACACGCCACACGACATCAg GCGCCCACATCAAAACAGACAAGATACAAAGAGCAGGTGACGGAGATGAGAAAGGGGAGGAACTCTGGGCTTCCCAAGGAGCAGAAGGAGAAATACATG GAGCATCGACAGAGCCACGGCAACACCAGAGAACCTCTTCTGGAGAACATCACTAGTGAATATGACCTGGAGCTTTTCAGAAAAGCCCAGGCACGCGCATCTGAAGATCTG GAGAAGCTGCGGATCCAGGGACAGATCACGGAGGGCAGCAACATGATCAAGACCATCCTGTTCGGCCGCTACGAGCTGGACACGTGGTACCACTCGCCCTACCCCGAGGAGTACGCCCGCCTGGGACGCCTCTACGTCTGCGAGTTCTGCCTCAAGTACATGAAGAGCCAGACCATTCTGAGACGACACATG GCCAAGTGTGTGTGGAAGCATCCGCCCGGAGATGAGGTCTACAGGAAGGGAGCCATCTCTGTCTTTGAGGTGGACGGCAAGAAGAACAAG ATCTACTGCCAGAACCTGTGTCTACTTGCCAAGCTCTTCCTGGATCACAAGACTTTGTACTACGACGTGGAACCCTTTCTGTTCTACGTTATGACTGAGGCAGACAACACAGGCTGCCATCTTGTGGGATACTTCTCTAAG GAGAAGAACTCTTTCCTCAACTACAACGTCTCCTGCATCCTGACTATGCCTCAGTACATGAGGCAGGGCTTTGGGAAGATGCTGATTGACTTCA gctacctgctgtccAAGGTGGAGGAGAAGGTGGGCTCCCCAGAGCGGCCCCTCTCGGACCTGGGCCTCATCAGCTACCGTAGCTACTGGAAAGAGGTGCTGCTGCGTTACATGTACAACTTCCAGGGCAAGGAGATCTCCATCAAAG AGATCAGCCAGGAGACCGCGGTGAACCCAGTGGACATTGTCAGCACACTGCAGTCCCTGCAGATGCTTAAGTACTGGAAGGGAAAGCACCTCGTCTTGAAGAGACAG
- the LOC115159140 gene encoding histone acetyltransferase KAT7 isoform X1, giving the protein MPRRRQSVHLGSGSDGTEDSDSSAEREQTNSSESDGNMPKRTRLTRASLRLSQSSQDTPDVKRVGDHDESPPLTPTGNAPSSESELDISSPNASHDESVAKDPALRDSDKDLSHRPKRRRCHETYNFNMKCPTPGCNSLGHLTGKHERHFAVSGCPLYHNLSADECKVKATTREKHEEESKVQEESNRHATRHQAPTSKQTRYKEQVTEMRKGRNSGLPKEQKEKYMEHRQSHGNTREPLLENITSEYDLELFRKAQARASEDLKTPQEKLRIQGQITEGSNMIKTILFGRYELDTWYHSPYPEEYARLGRLYVCEFCLKYMKSQTILRRHMAKCVWKHPPGDEVYRKGAISVFEVDGKKNKIYCQNLCLLAKLFLDHKTLYYDVEPFLFYVMTEADNTGCHLVGYFSKEKNSFLNYNVSCILTMPQYMRQGFGKMLIDFSYLLSKVEEKVGSPERPLSDLGLISYRSYWKEVLLRYMYNFQGKEISIKEISQETAVNPVDIVSTLQSLQMLKYWKGKHLVLKRQDLIDEWKAKETKRGSNNKTIDPSSLKWTPPKGT; this is encoded by the exons ATGCCCCGTAGACGACAG AGTGTGCATTTGGGGAGCGGCTCTGATGGGACTGAAGATTCAGACTCTTctgcagagagagaacagacgaACAGCTCAGAGAGTGATGGAAACATGCCCAAGAGAACACGCCTCACAAGAGCATCTCTACGCCTCAGCCAAAGCTCACAAG ACACACCAGATGTGAAGCGAGTCGGCGACCATGACGAGTCTCCGCCGTTGACGCCCACAGGCAACGCCCCATCATCTGAGTCTGAGCTGGACATCTCCAGCCCCAACGCCTCCCACGACGAGAGTGTGGCCAAAGACCCCGCCCTCAGAGACTCAGACAAGGACCTCTCCCACCGGCCCAAACGCCGCCGCTGCCATGAGACCTACAATTTTAACATGAAGTGTCCCACACCGGGATGCAACTCACTGG GACATCTAACAGGGAAACATGAACGCCATTTTGCGGTTTCAGGATGCCCTCTTTACCATAACCTCTCAGCTGACGAATGCAAG GTGAAAGCAACCACTCGTGAGAAACACGAAGAAGAATCAAAGGTGCAGGAGGAAAGCAACAGACACGCCACACGACATCAg GCGCCCACATCAAAACAGACAAGATACAAAGAGCAGGTGACGGAGATGAGAAAGGGGAGGAACTCTGGGCTTCCCAAGGAGCAGAAGGAGAAATACATG GAGCATCGACAGAGCCACGGCAACACCAGAGAACCTCTTCTGGAGAACATCACTAGTGAATATGACCTGGAGCTTTTCAGAAAAGCCCAGGCACGCGCATCTGAAGATCTG AAAACGCCACAGGAGAAGCTGCGGATCCAGGGACAGATCACGGAGGGCAGCAACATGATCAAGACCATCCTGTTCGGCCGCTACGAGCTGGACACGTGGTACCACTCGCCCTACCCCGAGGAGTACGCCCGCCTGGGACGCCTCTACGTCTGCGAGTTCTGCCTCAAGTACATGAAGAGCCAGACCATTCTGAGACGACACATG GCCAAGTGTGTGTGGAAGCATCCGCCCGGAGATGAGGTCTACAGGAAGGGAGCCATCTCTGTCTTTGAGGTGGACGGCAAGAAGAACAAG ATCTACTGCCAGAACCTGTGTCTACTTGCCAAGCTCTTCCTGGATCACAAGACTTTGTACTACGACGTGGAACCCTTTCTGTTCTACGTTATGACTGAGGCAGACAACACAGGCTGCCATCTTGTGGGATACTTCTCTAAG GAGAAGAACTCTTTCCTCAACTACAACGTCTCCTGCATCCTGACTATGCCTCAGTACATGAGGCAGGGCTTTGGGAAGATGCTGATTGACTTCA gctacctgctgtccAAGGTGGAGGAGAAGGTGGGCTCCCCAGAGCGGCCCCTCTCGGACCTGGGCCTCATCAGCTACCGTAGCTACTGGAAAGAGGTGCTGCTGCGTTACATGTACAACTTCCAGGGCAAGGAGATCTCCATCAAAG AGATCAGCCAGGAGACCGCGGTGAACCCAGTGGACATTGTCAGCACACTGCAGTCCCTGCAGATGCTTAAGTACTGGAAGGGAAAGCACCTCGTCTTGAAGAGACAG